The Aedes aegypti strain LVP_AGWG chromosome 1, AaegL5.0 Primary Assembly, whole genome shotgun sequence sequence tacaattttcaaatgaaaaccaaTAAACTAATGGGGATCACAACTTGTCTGCGAACCCTGACTtgcacacatttttttattgtctTTCAAGCGCCTAGTTGACAGCCTTCGTTTGTAGGTAGTATCGCTTGTTTCATATGGAGAAGATGAGCTGCTCCCGttgtcgtcgtcatcatcgatTTGCGGATTTGCTCCCGTAGGTAGTACTAGCGGTGTGGACTTTGTTGGTGCCGTTGGTGCTTCGTAGTCAGCTTCGTTGTTATGCGCTTCTTGATCCTCAAGTGAGTTGATAATATCGACGAGTCCGTTACTGCTCATCGGTGGGAAATCAGCGTCGTTGAACATTTTTTCGATTGGTGATGATGGTGTGGCTGATGTGGTCGGCTGTATTGCGTTTTCAGATGCGGTTATCTCCAGGCATTTCTGCTTGGGATGAACCGCCTTGGAGCACCATTTACACGTCCTCTGCTGGTTTTTGTGTTCAACGAAGCAGACCTCGTTTTCAATCGTAATGTACGACGGAATCGAGCCCTTCAGTCGCATTTGCAGCACTCTCACCCCGTTGGGTACACCCGGGAAAAACTGCCTCCATCGCTCGCTTTGGATCGATATGACGTCTCCAAATTTCGTCATAAAATCCCCGACAGTTTTGTGAGGTACAGAGGGAGGGAGGTCATGTACCCTCACAGTCACTGCCTCACTGTCAACATACACAGGAATCTTGAATTCCTGGTTGTTGCAAACGAAGATTCGCCTTATATTGTGCGCTTTTTGATAGCGCAGCGCGGTATCGTTGTCCACCATTTCGATGAAGACGCACTTACGAGTGTTATGTAGCTGTATGCTTCTAACATCTGGAAGTTGCAACTTCAACTCGTTTTCCAGGAATTGGTGAACTTTCCCAGCTTCAGGCCTCGCTGGAAGAACGCTTAAATCCACCACTAGCGTATTTTTACGGATTATATACATTTTTACCGAAACGGAGCTCTCGAGCGAAAGTAAACACGTCCGACGAATACGAGAAAAGACTGTCAACTagcttcatgatatcatgacgcACCCTGCCACATTTTATCTAcaaaattggaatcataaatgacaggtatcaagatccatgaatagtgcttatgatTTCATGAACTGTTTTCATGATTCCAGTTCAAATGCTTCATGAAATCATGACGCAATTCGCCACTTTTCATATCcaaaattggaatcataaatgacaggtatctagatccatgaatagtgcttatgatTTCATGAACAGTTTTCATGATTCTAGTTCAAATGCTTCATGAAATCATGACGCAATTCGCCACTTTTCATATCcaaaattggaatcataaatgacaggtatCTAGATCCATGAACAGTGCTTATGATTTCATGAACAGTTTTCATTATTCCAGTTCAAATGCTTCATGAAATCATGACGCAATTCGCCACTTTTCATCACTGcgaattgaaaacgtaacgttaAGGCAGCGTTACGGTGACAcgattcatgatttcatgactttagttcatggtgtattttcataacataaaaatgcacgttcctcccgaaatcatgactctttttGTTTGTTTCGCGTGCCGCATTTTTTCCCGTGTGGTaaccaatgttgctgaacagcgatcggacacgcgaggcacgatgaatttttgtaggcatcaaaacagaatcggcgaaaaatgaattttggcgaatgttggatagcgaagatgcgtcgatcatcgttcacgaagaagatccatcgcaacactgATGGTAACTTGCTTCGGGCAGTACGCCGCGATGATTTTGAATGGGTTTTCTTTCAGCTTGAGGTGCCTCTCCGTAATCACGGCTTTATCGATGCCTTCCTGAGCTAGGAAAGCAGACAGTTCCCGGGTTTTGCTCCTTACGGAGCAACTGTTCCAATTAGCGATCCTGATGATGGCCATATATTGATAGGAACGCAAATACCACCGAGTTGGCGGCGTCGATCTGTTCCAAATTGGAACGGCAGGCGCGCAGCCGTTGGAACAAGTCCCTGGTGTACTCCAACATTTGCTCCGGTGTGTACAGGGAGCCGTCGTCGGAGGAAGGAATGCTGGGTGCACAGGGTCCAGAATTCATCCCATCCAGGAGAGGGTGCTTTCTGCACCGGTGGAGCAGCAGTCATGATGTTGAAGAGCGCTCTCACCTTAAGCTAGCCCGCCATGGTGATGGATCCCTTCTCCAGGTGGACcttataccgggtacccccgttggtttgaccacatttaatctgaacacttttttaatttgtaccccgctaatttgcacatcgttcagattaaaaatacaagttcaaacgtcattgagctcatggaacggagtaaagagaaatcaaaatcaaaaaaaaaacagaatcaaaaaaaaaacagagaaagagGTAAGCAGAAACACGGTTCCAGGGTGACTagatctcgcataacttgtgatctcgccccaaaagccattggtaaccgagtgtgtagctccttatttctaagcaaatgaacgGCCCACGATTAAAACTATcacactgggagatagaggaggatgttctcttcatcgtagcattgttgaataaggtataaatccattcgtttgctcggtaacaacaagccACACACtcagttaccaatggctttaagggcgagatcacaggttatggAGAACTttggattttattgaaaaatgaatCAATCTTTGGAGAGATTCTaggtttttagaaaaaaaatccagattgaaGTCATGAAGGTATCTAAACGAattaaaaaatcacaaatcaaacTCCTGAAGAGATCTTCAGAGCAATATATGAAATAAGGAATTAAACTCTCATGTCGTGATTCCTGTTTCGTTTGTATTTTGGTTTTTTCAGGTGAGAGGTCTCTAAAGTTGTTATTTTTAAGACGGTCAGTCACTACCAGTCCTGATTTCCCTTAGAtttatctttgaaaaattacaaatcgCTGATGCCCATTAATCTGAAACCCATTTTGATTCTTTCTTTCCCATCATTTACCATCATGATGGTAAATTCAagtaatttttgttaaaattcaaactgttgttttattttcatatttcatCCAGTTACAATAAAATCACATTTgaataacatttaaaacagGTCTACACATCTAGcttttttctactaatacatAATGATCGTCAGGTCCGACTTATCCACGTCTATCGTCGTCGGTGGCGGTTCCTTATTGATTTCGTATTGCCTCCACAGCAATAGTCCAATATTGCTACCGTGTAACAGAAGTGGAATGAACAACACCCAATAGCTCGCTCCCAGCGAGGCCAGATTTTCCGAACTGTACGGTGCTTCCGGCGTCAACGTGTCCGTAATGGCAATGTTATCGCTGAGGTACGATCCGTACAGTGCACCCCACATGCTCATGGTCAGCACGGTCCCCCCAATGACGATCCCGTTCCAAATGTACAGCCCAAACACACTGAAGATCGGTTCCACCGGGTTGAACAGCACGTTGATGATGGCAAAGCTGGCCGAAGCGCCCGCAAACGTGGTGGAAATCGCTAGAAATAGTACCGTGGCCAACCAGAGGCCTGCATTGATAAAGTTATCCTTGGATGCGACTCTTCCCGAGGTCTGGTCTGTGATCCTGAATGAAGTCTTGGCGCCTGCTATGGGACATTCAGCTGGCTTCTCACCAGCCAGAAGTGCCAGCACTTCCGATTCTCGTTTCGCTTCCTCGGTTTGGCAGCTGTAGACACATACATTCTGTTCGTACAGACAGATAACTAGTGGTAAAACAAAGTATTTGAGATGTTATCTATCGAGTAATCATTCTCTATTTGATGACGGTAGATAACAGCGCCGTGCTTTTATCCAGTTACCTACCTGTAAGGTCGTACGTTATCGGAGTGGCCAAAACATTCCGGGTTAGTGATCCAGTAAATAGCCCATACTGTATGTCACTGTTCTTGTAGGCTGTCCGTTCGCTCGCTTCCGAGATAATCTGACGACAGCGGATGAGATTAGGGAGCAATTATCGCATGAAATGTAGTAGAGAGGTGCTTTTCAAcgggtctgggtcatttggcataacactTTCATCAAGAACAGACATATTTTGAAAGAAGAGAAATGATTCTGTTCATTACAAATGGTCAAATGATTGTTATACAAACGACCTTATGTCAGATGACCCGCTCCCACTTTCAACGGATGGTCTTACCCAGTACGGAGTGCAAAACGCCACGATGAGAGTAGCCAACGAGAGGCACGACAGGACGAAAGCTGCGAAGAGTATGTTCCACTTGGTTTTCGCCATATTTGGGTATCTTCCGGACTCGAACGCGATGTCACATTCTAAACTAACAACCGGTAGTGTATAATAGGTTCCGTCCTTTGCGGAGGTCGAAATTAAACTAGGGCTGAATCATACTTGGCTACGTCTCGGGCAATAGATACCAAAGAGGCAATTGAAAATCAGCGCTGATAAGAAGGGTTGCATCGCGATTGGGGGAGACGTATTGACTATCAGACTGATAAGAATTTCGATATCAGTTAGTAATTGATTGGGTTGTATACGTAAAATTGAAGTTAACTCAACAGAGTCGTATGGAGCTTGTAGCACTGCAGCTCTCGAGAGGTGAGTCCTAATAACCCCTTTATTGTCAGCTTTTTTTTGCCgcaaaaaagtattcaaatctatttagttttttaatatttttgcagcTTATTTACAAgtttcctaaaaatacttctATTATTTGACTccaattattaatatttatttgtttttttttaccctGCCCTTAGGTGATGGGATTGACGGTGATTTATCAAGTGATTGcatattgttgatattgtgaaATATACTAATACTAATATATTGATCGCGAAAATAATCgtaattataacttataaaatgtaagctagtctaatagttttaaattaaataatgatatgtgtttcaatgcttaaatatattttacacttgatttatcacaccttcagcatgagtttagttactgtcgcatgatctaacaccagataactacGCGTAATACTTGAGGGACCGGTAGGGCTCACTACCAGTCTCTAGTAACACTCAAATCACTAACAAGACTGGGAAACCAACGATCACCTTcatcagtagcactatttctaatagtagtattagttcaatatacataaatcTTTTTCAGTAGACCACGAGGCGCAAGAGTGGGTGCGGGTGGTCTCTGCGTCTCACAGGTCATTGAAAATAGACATTTATGTTAGGTTTACTAACAATGTAGTAATTATTACCTTAGTAGGGCGTAaggtgccgtaattcagcgcatcgcCTAAATCCGCATATTTGGTCCaaaattaat is a genomic window containing:
- the LOC5573312 gene encoding uncharacterized protein LOC5573312 encodes the protein MAKTKWNILFAAFVLSCLSLATLIVAFCTPYWIISEASERTAYKNSDIQYGLFTGSLTRNVLATPITYDLTVICLYEQNVCVYSCQTEEAKRESEVLALLAGEKPAECPIAGAKTSFRITDQTSGRVASKDNFINAGLWLATVLFLAISTTFAGASASFAIINVLFNPVEPIFSVFGLYIWNGIVIGGTVLTMSMWGALYGSYLSDNIAITDTLTPEAPYSSENLASLGASYWVLFIPLLLHGSNIGLLLWRQYEINKEPPPTTIDVDKSDLTIIMY